A single region of the Erythrobacter sp. HL-111 genome encodes:
- a CDS encoding glutathione S-transferase family protein has translation MGFLKDGEWHDEWDYTDEESGAFERDESAFRNWITPDGRPGPTGEVGFAALPGRYRLYISLACPWAHRANVARHLKGLTGAIELVVVHWLMREGGWSFREGECVTPDPSLGADHLHQLYTAARPDYSGHVTVPLLWDTKTGTIVNNESADILRMIGSAFDDCGANDLDLYPKACREEIDRLNAQVYDAVNNGVYKAGFAASQEAYEEAVQPLFAMLDQLEERLDGKEWLVGGQLTEADIRLWTTLIRFDPVYHVHFKCNLRRIADYPNLSAFTRRLYSLDGIAQTVNFRHIRHHYFESHRHINPAGIVPAGPDPLVPGLSKSG, from the coding sequence GTGGGCTTTCTCAAGGACGGCGAGTGGCACGACGAATGGGACTACACCGACGAGGAGAGCGGCGCCTTCGAGCGCGATGAGAGCGCCTTCCGCAACTGGATAACCCCCGACGGCAGGCCCGGTCCGACCGGAGAGGTCGGTTTCGCGGCCCTACCGGGGCGTTACCGGCTCTACATCAGCCTCGCCTGCCCGTGGGCGCATCGCGCCAATGTCGCCCGCCACCTGAAGGGGCTGACGGGCGCGATCGAACTGGTGGTGGTGCACTGGCTGATGCGGGAAGGCGGCTGGTCCTTCCGCGAGGGCGAATGCGTGACGCCCGATCCGTCCCTGGGCGCGGACCACCTGCACCAGCTCTATACCGCCGCCAGGCCCGACTATTCGGGCCATGTCACCGTACCGCTGCTGTGGGACACGAAGACCGGCACGATCGTGAACAACGAAAGCGCCGATATCCTGCGCATGATCGGCAGCGCGTTCGACGATTGCGGCGCGAACGACCTGGACCTCTACCCGAAGGCTTGCCGCGAGGAGATCGACCGGCTCAACGCGCAGGTTTACGACGCGGTGAACAACGGGGTCTACAAGGCCGGTTTCGCCGCCTCGCAGGAGGCTTACGAAGAGGCCGTGCAACCGCTTTTCGCCATGCTCGACCAGCTGGAGGAGCGGCTGGACGGCAAGGAATGGCTCGTCGGAGGGCAGCTTACCGAGGCCGACATCCGGCTGTGGACGACGCTGATACGGTTCGACCCGGTGTATCACGTGCATTTCAAGTGCAACCTGCGCCGGATCGCCGATTATCCCAACCTTTCGGCATTCACCCGGCGGCTCTACAGCCTGGACGGGATCGCGCAGACGGTGAATTTCCGGCACATCCGGCACCACTATTTCGAAAGCCACCGGCACATCAATCCGGCCGGCATCGTCCCGGCAGGACCCGACCCCCTGGTGCCGGGCCTGTCCAAAAGCGGGTGA
- a CDS encoding D-alanyl-D-alanine carboxypeptidase family protein has protein sequence MALAALAFVHAPAPAGPAGEGRSAAPAIPPGDEVPIALLVDVSSGQILHQRNARRRFVPASMTKTMSAYVAFELIEQGRLDPGQVMTIRPETWRAWSGKGSTMWLPADARVTVNDLLMGLMTVSANDAAIVLAEGAAGSVENWAALMNVHARELGMTDSHFANPNGWMDEGRTFTSARDLALLAEAMIRRHPEKFRRYIGNENFTYNDVTQGNHDPLIGRVRGAEGIKTGFTNEAGFGFLGTVRRGAQRLVLVTAGVDRGDARDGWARRYVEWGFSAFERRRLFDAGEEVAQARVQGGSARRVTLVADRPVEVSVPRGRAGEMTLSVRYDGPLRAPVAAGSRVATLRIEVPGMDEARIPLFAGEPVGIAGPLDRIVNAFARWLG, from the coding sequence ATGGCTCTGGCGGCGCTGGCGTTCGTCCATGCGCCCGCGCCCGCGGGCCCTGCTGGCGAAGGCCGGTCGGCGGCACCCGCGATCCCGCCGGGCGACGAAGTGCCGATCGCGCTTCTCGTGGATGTCTCCTCCGGTCAGATCCTCCACCAGCGCAATGCGCGGCGGCGTTTCGTCCCCGCCTCGATGACCAAGACCATGAGCGCCTATGTCGCCTTCGAGCTGATCGAGCAGGGCAGGCTCGACCCGGGGCAGGTGATGACGATCCGGCCCGAGACCTGGCGCGCCTGGAGCGGCAAGGGTTCGACCATGTGGCTGCCGGCCGATGCCCGGGTCACGGTAAATGACCTGCTGATGGGCCTCATGACCGTTTCCGCCAATGACGCGGCGATCGTGCTGGCCGAGGGCGCGGCGGGATCGGTCGAGAACTGGGCGGCGCTGATGAACGTGCACGCGCGCGAACTCGGCATGACCGACAGCCATTTCGCCAACCCCAACGGCTGGATGGACGAAGGCCGCACCTTCACCAGCGCGCGCGATCTCGCCCTGCTCGCCGAGGCGATGATCCGCCGCCATCCCGAAAAATTCCGGCGCTACATCGGCAACGAAAACTTCACCTACAACGACGTGACGCAGGGCAATCACGACCCGCTGATCGGCCGGGTCAGGGGCGCGGAGGGGATCAAGACCGGCTTCACCAACGAGGCGGGCTTCGGCTTTCTCGGCACGGTCAGGCGCGGGGCCCAGCGGCTCGTGCTCGTCACCGCCGGGGTTGACCGCGGCGATGCACGCGACGGCTGGGCGCGGCGTTATGTCGAGTGGGGCTTTTCCGCCTTCGAGCGGCGGCGCCTTTTCGATGCGGGCGAGGAGGTCGCACAGGCACGGGTGCAGGGCGGCTCCGCCCGCCGGGTCACGCTCGTCGCGGATCGCCCGGTCGAGGTCAGCGTCCCGCGCGGGCGTGCGGGGGAGATGACATTGAGCGTCCGCTACGACGGCCCGCTGCGCGCTCCGGTGGCGGCGGGAAGCCGGGTGGCGACCCTCAGGATCGAGGTGCCGGGCATGGATGAGGCGCGCATTCCCCTGTTCGCGGGCGAGCCGGTCGGGATCGCGGGACCGCTCGACCGGATCGTCAACGCCTTCGCGCGGTGGCTTGGCTGA
- a CDS encoding lytic transglycosylase domain-containing protein: MITRRIAPAFLALLLSLAGPAAPSLAQVEANDGIAFDAYVAQLAERARAQGVSEATVRRMTEGLSPDPRVIRLDRGQPGSPTRSGYPALAPYIDTHVNAARIAGGREVYRRNLATLRRIERDFGVPPEIIVAIFGHETSYGRITGGFDLARSLATLAWEGRRRELFADEFIALLKVADRGFARAELTGSWAGAMGYPQFLPSVYERLAVDGDGDGRADIFGNRADTFASIANYFRDAGWRTGQPWGVRASVPGGFDVDAYRTRLEAPVCPRVHERHSRWMTVEEWRALGVVPQRPLAPGTLVSLFRPDGPGTPAWLLTGNYRVILEYNCSNYYAMSVGLLADEIVN; encoded by the coding sequence ATGATCACGCGCCGCATTGCCCCTGCCTTCCTCGCTCTCCTGCTCTCTCTCGCCGGCCCTGCCGCGCCCTCGCTCGCCCAGGTCGAGGCGAATGACGGAATCGCCTTCGATGCCTATGTCGCGCAGCTCGCCGAGCGTGCCCGCGCGCAAGGGGTGAGCGAGGCGACCGTGCGCCGCATGACCGAAGGGCTTTCGCCCGATCCGCGGGTGATCCGGCTCGACCGCGGCCAGCCCGGCAGCCCGACGCGCAGCGGCTATCCCGCGCTCGCCCCCTATATCGACACCCATGTGAACGCCGCGCGCATCGCCGGCGGGCGCGAGGTCTATCGCCGGAACCTCGCCACGCTGCGCCGGATCGAGCGGGATTTCGGCGTTCCGCCCGAGATCATCGTGGCGATCTTCGGACACGAAACGAGCTACGGCCGGATCACCGGCGGCTTCGACCTCGCCCGCAGCCTGGCGACGCTTGCATGGGAGGGGCGCCGGCGCGAGCTTTTCGCGGACGAGTTCATCGCGCTGCTCAAGGTCGCCGATCGCGGTTTCGCGCGGGCGGAACTGACCGGAAGCTGGGCGGGCGCGATGGGCTATCCGCAGTTCCTGCCCTCGGTCTACGAACGGCTCGCGGTCGACGGCGACGGCGACGGGCGGGCGGACATCTTCGGCAACCGGGCCGACACCTTCGCCTCGATCGCGAATTATTTCCGCGATGCGGGATGGCGCACGGGCCAGCCCTGGGGCGTCCGGGCGAGCGTGCCCGGCGGGTTCGACGTCGATGCCTATCGCACCAGGCTCGAAGCCCCGGTGTGCCCGCGCGTGCACGAGCGTCACAGCCGCTGGATGACGGTGGAGGAATGGCGCGCGCTCGGCGTGGTCCCTCAGCGCCCGCTCGCACCCGGCACGCTCGTCTCGCTGTTCCGGCCCGACGGCCCCGGCACGCCCGCCTGGCTGCTGACCGGGAATTACCGCGTGATCCTCGAATACAACTGCTCCAACTACTACGCGATGAGCGTCGGCCTGCTTGCGGACGAAATCGTGAACTGA
- a CDS encoding bifunctional aminoglycoside phosphotransferase/ATP-binding protein → MTESDPQDEVIAFLARPESHGVSGPVERIDTHAAHVFLAGERAFKLKRAVKLPYLDFSTSERRRAVLETELRLNRRSAPELYLEVRAIRRDEGGELNFERGTPQDWVLVMRRFPADALLSDMAERGALTHAILRDLADAIAGFHESAPPGPREGGAARVEAVIEGNRVSMERHPETLDPERVGALCRDSLALLGMLAPLLDRRAAEGRVRRCHGDLHLANICLWQGRPVMFDCLEFDEELATTDVLYDLAFLLMDLWERGHPREAALVFNRYCDMTGQAEGIAALPLFLAMRAAVRAHVAASAAAGGQGAAKAEEARGYLDAAAGFLEPREARLVAIGGRSGTGKSTLAGNVAHRIGRAPGARWLRSDVLRKRMAGVLPEDRLPHAAYTPENGRAVYERVMAEAETVLASGQSVVLDAAFLRREEREAVRDLARRAGVGFTGIWLEAPPDVLRERVTARRGDPSDADAAVVDRQLARDLGRLDEWKRIDAGGPPEAVAARVDPLGLW, encoded by the coding sequence ATGACCGAGAGCGACCCGCAGGACGAGGTGATCGCGTTCCTCGCCCGGCCCGAAAGCCACGGCGTCTCCGGCCCGGTCGAGCGGATCGACACCCACGCAGCGCACGTCTTCCTGGCGGGCGAGCGCGCCTTCAAGCTCAAGCGCGCGGTCAAGCTGCCCTATCTCGATTTCTCCACCTCCGAGCGGCGCCGCGCGGTGCTCGAAACCGAATTGCGGCTCAACCGCCGCAGCGCGCCGGAGCTCTACCTCGAGGTGCGCGCGATCCGCCGCGACGAGGGTGGAGAACTGAATTTCGAGCGGGGGACGCCGCAGGACTGGGTGCTCGTCATGCGACGATTTCCGGCGGATGCGCTGCTGAGCGACATGGCGGAACGCGGCGCGCTCACGCACGCGATCCTGCGCGATCTCGCCGATGCGATCGCCGGTTTCCATGAAAGCGCGCCGCCCGGCCCGCGCGAAGGCGGCGCCGCGCGGGTGGAGGCGGTGATCGAGGGCAACCGCGTCAGCATGGAACGGCATCCCGAAACGCTCGACCCCGAACGGGTGGGCGCGCTTTGCCGGGACAGCCTCGCATTGCTGGGGATGCTCGCCCCGCTGCTCGACCGGCGAGCGGCGGAAGGCCGTGTGCGGCGCTGCCACGGCGACCTTCACCTTGCCAATATCTGCCTGTGGCAGGGGCGGCCGGTGATGTTCGACTGCCTCGAATTCGACGAGGAACTGGCGACCACCGATGTCCTCTACGATCTCGCCTTCCTGCTGATGGACCTGTGGGAGCGGGGCCATCCGCGCGAGGCGGCGTTGGTGTTCAACCGTTATTGCGACATGACCGGCCAGGCGGAGGGGATCGCCGCGCTGCCCCTGTTCCTCGCGATGCGCGCAGCCGTGCGCGCGCACGTCGCGGCCTCGGCCGCGGCCGGGGGGCAGGGCGCGGCGAAAGCGGAGGAGGCGCGGGGCTATCTCGACGCGGCCGCCGGGTTCCTCGAACCGCGCGAGGCGAGGCTGGTCGCGATCGGCGGGCGCAGCGGCACGGGGAAATCGACCCTCGCCGGCAATGTTGCCCACCGCATCGGCCGCGCACCGGGCGCTCGCTGGTTGCGGAGCGACGTGCTCAGGAAACGCATGGCAGGGGTGCTTCCCGAAGATCGCCTGCCGCACGCGGCCTACACCCCCGAAAACGGCCGGGCGGTCTACGAGCGGGTCATGGCAGAGGCCGAAACCGTGCTGGCGAGCGGGCAATCCGTCGTGCTCGACGCCGCCTTCCTGCGCCGGGAGGAGCGCGAGGCGGTGCGCGATCTCGCCCGGCGCGCGGGCGTGGGCTTCACCGGCATCTGGCTCGAAGCGCCGCCTGACGTGCTGCGCGAGCGGGTCACGGCCCGGCGCGGCGATCCCTCGGACGCCGATGCGGCGGTGGTCGATCGCCAGCTCGCCAGGGACCTCGGCAGGCTCGACGAGTGGAAGCGCATCGATGCGGGAGGTCCGCCCGAAGCGGTGGCGGCGCGGGTCGATCCGCTGGGACTGTGGTAG